The genome window GATAAGGAAAAATAACCGAGTTCAGCCAGTTTTTTACCTTTTCTTTGTCTTGCCAGGCAATAGCCTCTGCCTGCATCTGATGGACTTTGGCGGCGCCTGTGTAGCTTTTTTCATCTGTAGTGCCTGTCTGCCCGATGATGAGCTTGGAAATTTCACTATTGCAGCGTTCTATCATTTTGTCATACACCTCGTAAGCATCTGCGCTACCTGTGCTGATAAATTCTAATTCGTCTTCTGTGTCTACCACAGCAAAGGCTGCCTTACCCATGTTTTCTAATTCCCTGTACAGCTGCTGGCGCACTTCTATGTCTTTTTTGTCGGTTTTTAATACTCTTACGGGCATGCCGAACAGCTCTATATA of Bacteroidia bacterium contains these proteins:
- a CDS encoding DUF935 domain-containing protein, whose product is GEILLDLKGEKRVKIDKEPSLLAFGNKNDLGLLHKSCPIVFYKRFAIAAWSEYIELFGMPVRVLKTDKKDIEVRQQLYRELENMGKAAFAVVDTEDELEFISTGSADAYEVYDKMIERCNSEISKLIIGQTGTTDEKSYTGAAKVHQMQAEAIAWQDKEKVKNWLNSVIFPY